One Salvia splendens isolate huo1 chromosome 1, SspV2, whole genome shotgun sequence genomic window, TGCACAAGAAAGTCTCTTATGTGGTTTTTGAAAGAGGACAAATCTGCTCTAGCCTCAAAAAGTCCGTTGACAAATTGTGTCACCTGAAAAGACCAAACAAAGTATTAAAAGATGCCATGTGCATCCAAACAATACACAAAAAAGGGAGACAAGAAATGAATTGTGTATTCCCGAATGTTATTACCTCAGCAGCTATCATGTTAGGGAAGGATGTGCTCAAAAGCTTAATTGTGTATTCCCGAATGAACATCCCATTGTTTGGATAAGGATACGGAACAGTGGAAGCATCCCACAGAGGCTCAGTCAACATACTAGATTCAACCTATGAATGTTAGATAGCATTAGATTTACCTGTAAGAATGTCTACGGAGAAAAACGGGAAAGAAGAAATGAGTGAGCAGGAAGTTATATTACCAGGCAGAATAGGTTCTGTAACACCAATACGTGCAACTTAAAACCGGGCTTATGAAAGGTGTCTGTCAAAACAGCAAATATTTCTTGTTCTATTGTCAGAAAGTAAGTCCTGTAGAACTGGTTACAGAACTCGGATGCCTGCCAATCAAGTCCATGTAAATGGTGAGCACTTCGAATATTTCAATTACTAACTACCTCAACAGtgaaaaagaagaataaaaaaagagCACCTGAAAGTTTTTTAGCATCTCTAACAGAAGATTGAGTCCAGTTTCAGCAATATTACGCTCAGTGTGACGGAAAGCCCAAATTATTGAATCCATCACAAGCTTCAGTTGCTGCATATCCCAAAAATGTTAGTATTTTCCAAAAGTGAATAAATGTGGCATGCATCATCATTCAATAAAACTCAAACCCTTTTAGCTGAATGTGAAAGACTAGTTAACAACAGACTGGATGGGCCATTATGAGAGAGAAAAACAAGCACCGATTATACATACCTCACTGGACAAACGAATCAATGCAGGAAAACAATGTGTAGCAATTGCTCGAAGAAGTGAAAAGAACTTCAGCCGATGCTCTGGATAGTCTTCAAAATTCTTTGTTATCATCTGCAATAAGAATAGAGTCAGCAGCACACTCTTAACTAAAAGCTGTGAGATAGAcgaaaaatcaacaaaaaacatTTAAGAACGCATATAAACCAACCTCTAGAGTGCACTGGAATACAGCTTCAAATATCTTAGGAACGTCTTCAAGCATTGCCCCCTTATACCTAAGAGAGAATAGGAGTTAATATAAAGCACAAATAAAACTGCAATTGAATAAccaagaaaaatgaaattacaaaagAGATTCCAAGGCATACTTATTTATTATGGTGGCAAAAAGAGAGAGAACTTCTGACTCCCTTGCATCAGGCAAGTTCCGGGCATAATCACCAAGCACAGGGTCCATCATTGGGGGCACGAATTGTTTTCCAATATGTTGTTGATCTTCAGCTTTGTCAAGAAATGTCTCAATAAGCTTGAGGGTTTCCCTCTTCACAGAGCTGTTGAAAATATACATGGCATAAATATTGATATTCAGATGATTGAGAATCAGATGGCTCCAAAATCTCAAACATACCGCAAAAGTTTCACAATAGACGTTTTAGAAGCATAAGGCCCTCCTTGAGCAATACTGGTCGAAATAAGCTCACTATACATTCTGTTGCAGGGAAAAAAAGGCTTAGTGAGAAAAGGTGCAAGTGCAACTGATAGGTATGTACTCAGAAGAAAATGTAATGTATTAAAAACACAAAACCAAACAGACCTGTACACATTGAGCATGTCCAAGAAGATTAGACTGATCTGTGTCAGGAAGTACGTTCCAAGGGAGTTTGCAACACAGGTATTTGTCTGCCGCAACCACAACACGCAGAGTTATAGAACACGAAAAACAAAACGAAGGCAAATTAACAACATAAGATAACTTATAAAGTGTGATTTCAAAAGTGTACTAAAACCTTTGAGAAAGGGTATCATCAAATCTTGTTTAAAATTTTGTTGTTCTCAACTATCTTTCAAAATGAGGCCATAATGGTGAAATCCAATATAAGTTAAAAATAGTACTGTAAGAAGCAAAAGCTTGAGGAATGTGAAGATCAAGTTAATGTGAAGAGTGAGCATCAAGTTGGAAATAAGCAAAGAAATGAACCTGTAATATATTAAGAACTGCTCTTATAACATCTGGGTCTTTCAAGAAATCCACACTCTGGCGCGCTTGACCAATGATTTCAGCCCATTTCTGCAATAGATTATGTGTTAGCTACATCTTATGCCAGAAAAGCACTGAAATAGGTACCAATCACGATAAAAGAAGCATCGGGTTGAACAACTCAAACAGGCTTCCGTCCACAAACAACAGTAAACCTTACCTGGTTAGGAAGTTCCATCAACCTCTGTAAATATTCAGTCCTCTTGTCAGGATCAGATTCTGCTTGAATCATATTGCCAACCTAAAGAAAAGTAAGGTAACATAAGTAACAAAATGCACGATAGAGGACAAGGTAGTTAGACAGTCAGAGCTAAAGAGAGTATTGGTGACACAAATTTGACTCACAGATTCATAAAAGGAATGGATCTGATGGGGCTCAAGATCTGCAATGGTTGCCGGAAGAGTAGTTAAAAGTTCTGAAACAAATGGTTCATTCTCTCCAACCTGTACAGAAGGGTCAGGAAACAGAATTACACGTTTGTAAAGCAATAACCACTAAACCACCTAAGAGTGTTAGAATACATATTCTCAAAGAACCTAACCTGTACAAGGACAAATTTACGTTTGCACTTCtgaacaatttttaaaaatgtatcGCATGCCATGTCCTGCAAAATACCAGACAAAAGTAAGAAAATATTGGACATTCAAGGAAATAAAGAGAGCAAATTGAGACCGTTATTGACACCATACACCACGTGAATACCTAAATCATACTACTACAGATATGCAATGGAGTAATTAACCTGAACTCCTGGGTGAGTTTCGTGCATGAACTCAAACAACTTGTTCACAACAGTTTTCAAAAACTTCCAGTGGGCCCTTAAAAATCGAGGGTATTGCCCCACTACATACCTGCAAGCAAGACAATCAGATAGAGTTAGAGAATATACCAAAAGGGCTTACATTCTTTCCCTGTCACTTCCACTTCTACTAAAGAGATAAAAATGATGAAATCAAAACGATTACAagatatttaataaattaaaattcgtGGCAATCCTCACATGATATTGCTAGCAATGACAGCTTTGTTGTCCTTCCCCTTGGTGATTTCGCAGAGGTTCAATAAATCACGAATGACCATCACCAAAAATCTATTCTCCTGCCCAAAGTCAACAAGGTTGCATAAATATTTGAAGTAGGGAAGGTTAAATGACGTAAATATCAAACAAGTAAATTGACCCAATTTTAGTTCTAATGAAAAAATGAGGTACAATAGATGCATGTTTAAGGATGAATGCATGTAGAACCATAGATAAATAACATTGAACAAAAAAATTACCTGCTCCTCTCCCATCGACCCCGAAATAGATCCAATGGCCCAACACAAGGTATTGAGATTGTTCCAGGTCCAGTCCTCTCCATTGAGTTGTTTACTCAGTTTCCTGAGCATCTGACACATACACCCATAAACTTTGTTAATTGTATTGGACAATTTAGAAATCATGAAAACC contains:
- the LOC121756297 gene encoding protein EXPORTIN 1A, whose translation is MAAEKLRDLSQPMDVSLLDATVAAFYGTGSKEERAAADHILRDLQNNPDMWLQVVHILSSTQSLNTKFFALQVLEGVIKYRWNALPVEQRDGMKNYISEVIVKLSSDEVSFRRERLYVNKLNIILVQILKHEWPARWTSFIPDLVAAAKTSETICENCMAILKLLSEEVFDFSRGEMTQQKIKELKQSLNSEFQLIHELCLYVLSASQRAELIRATLATLHAFLSWIPLGYIFQSPLLEKLLNLYAAPAYRNLTLQCLTEIAALSFGDFYNAQYVNMYSIFMVQLQNILPSHTNFLEAYANGTSEEQAFIQNLALYFTSFYKAHIRVLESSQENKNLLLVGLEYLINISYVDDTEVFKVCLDYWNYLVLELFEAHHNMDSPAGNMGFQMPMLSGVAEGLGSQLMQRRQLFAAPMSKLRQLMICRMAKPEEVLIVEDENGNIVRETMKDNDVLVQYKIMRETLIYLANLDHEDTEKQMLRKLSKQLNGEDWTWNNLNTLCWAIGSISGSMGEEQENRFLVMVIRDLLNLCEITKGKDNKAVIASNIMYVVGQYPRFLRAHWKFLKTVVNKLFEFMHETHPGVQDMACDTFLKIVQKCKRKFVLVQVGENEPFVSELLTTLPATIADLEPHQIHSFYESVGNMIQAESDPDKRTEYLQRLMELPNQKWAEIIGQARQSVDFLKDPDVIRAVLNILQTNTCVANSLGTYFLTQISLIFLDMLNVYRMYSELISTSIAQGGPYASKTSIVKLLRSVKRETLKLIETFLDKAEDQQHIGKQFVPPMMDPVLGDYARNLPDARESEVLSLFATIINKYKGAMLEDVPKIFEAVFQCTLEMITKNFEDYPEHRLKFFSLLRAIATHCFPALIRLSSEQLKLVMDSIIWAFRHTERNIAETGLNLLLEMLKNFQASEFCNQFYRTYFLTIEQEIFAVLTDTFHKPGFKLHVLVLQNLFCLVESSMLTEPLWDASTVPYPYPNNGMFIREYTIKLLSTSFPNMIAAEVTQFVNGLFEARADLSSFKNHIRDFLVQSKEFSAQDNKDLYAEEAAAQRERERERMLSIPGLIAPNEIQDEMVDS